The nucleotide window TACCTTTTTGTGGTCTTTCGTATCTAAACATTGGACCATAATAATACCATTTATAGTTACCACCTGCACGGTCAAGCTTTTTTTCAACAAAATGTCTTACCACACCAGCAGTTCCTTCAGGTCTTAAACATACGTCATTTTCACCTTTATCTATGAATTGATACATCTCTTTATTTACAATATCACTACTTTCTCCAACACTTCTTTTAAACAAAGCTGTTTCTTCTAAAAGGGGTGTTTCAATATACGAAAATCCATAATTTCTTGCAATTCTAGAAGCATTTTCGACAAAATATGTAAATAAACTACTCTCTTCATTTACAATATCTTTCATACCTCTTAAACTTTGTATAGTTTTGATATTTTTTATTTCATTATTTGGCATTTATAAAATCCTCAATCTTTTGTTCTATCTCTTCTATTTTTAAACTAGCATCTATAAAAATATAATTTATATTTAGTTTTTTTATAGTTTCTTCCATTCTATTTTGAATATTTATTAAATAATCAATTCCTCTTAATTCAATTGAATCATTCTCTTTTTGCGATAATCTAAATTTTAATTCTTCAGGTGATAATTTTAATAAAATTACATGGCTAGGTAGAGTATTATTTGTTGCTATTAAATTCAAATTAATTAATTTATCAATATCAAGTTGGCTCGCATAAGCAATTCCTGAAATCATTGACCTATCAGAAATTATCATTTTATTTTCACTATTTTTTATAACTTCTTCTATATGTTCAGCACGATCTGCCAAAAATAAAAACATCTCTGCTATTTTTGATTTAGCTTCACCACTTAAAGCCATAGTTCTTAACTTTATACCTAAAGTCGTTCCACCTGGCTCTTTTGTAAAAGTTGCC belongs to Arcobacter defluvii and includes:
- the tmk gene encoding dTMP kinase, which translates into the protein MYAVIEGIDTAGKSTQLELLKKKFPKATFTKEPGGTTLGIKLRTMALSGEAKSKIAEMFLFLADRAEHIEEVIKNSENKMIISDRSMISGIAYASQLDIDKLINLNLIATNNTLPSHVILLKLSPEELKFRLSQKENDSIELRGIDYLINIQNRMEETIKKLNINYIFIDASLKIEEIEQKIEDFINAK